The Candidatus Woesearchaeota archaeon genomic sequence ATCGTATGAGAGCCCTAGGCCTTTCTGCTGCCTGATAAAATTCTTAATGGCCTTCTCGGTAAATATTCTTGGGTGGCTTTTTGCTTTTATGGCGGCGTTCTCCGCAGGCAAGCCAAAACTGTCATAGCCCATAGGATAGAGAACATTGAAATTGTTCATCCTCTTGAATCTTGCATAACAGTCACCGATGCAATAATTGCGGGCATGGCCCATATGCAACCCAGATCCTGACGGATAGGGATACATCTCAAGAATATAGAATTTTTTTTTAGAGCTATTTTTCTTTACATTGAATATAGAGCTTTCTTCCCATCTCTTCTGCCACTTTTTAGCTATTGCATTGAAATCTGCCATAAAATAAGAAAAATAATAAAACTTATTTAAAGTTTATTGAATGCATATTTTCAGACTTTCTTAAATTCGCCTGCTATATCTATAAGATCAATGTGCCCTAAGAATATTGCCCTGCAGCAGAACCTCTCCATGCCAAGCCCATCCATTACCTTTTTCCGCTCTTCTCCCTTGGCAACTCTTTCTTTGAACTGTTCCCAGAGGTGTCCAATGGGTTTTCCGCAACTCCAGCACCTGATTGGTATTATCATCAATATCACCTATAAGATTTTTGCCTTTTCTTTCTCGCCTTAGAATCGTTCGGCTTATTTGGTTCTCTCTGGCGCACATCGGCAATAAGAAGGTGCCGGTCATATTTCAAAAAGGCATTTTTTAGCTTTTCGCCTTTTGAATATTCCACCAGCGACTTGGCTATGGCAAGCCTTGCTGCATCTGCCTGGCCCGAAATGCCGCCTCCGCGAACCTTAATATCAATATCAACCTTATTAGTATAGCTTCCTGCCAGAAGCAGGGGCTCCCTGAGCTTCATTCTCAGCATCTTCGGCTGGAAATCATCTATGTTGACCTTATTTATCCTTATTTTGCCTGTGCCTTCTTTTAAAGTGGCCCTGGCAATGGCCTTTTTTCTTTTTCCTGACGTATGTATGGACTTCATTTTACCCTGCCTAATTTCCTGCATATCTCTCCTACTGTTAAATAATTCAGGTTTTTGGTTTTTGAGATATCTGCATTTTCAATTTTGAGCGTGTCCCGGGATTCCAGGCTTTTGGGAATGCCAATATGACACATAATATTCTTAAGGGCTTTTCTTCCCTTCTCCTGC encodes the following:
- a CDS encoding DNA-directed RNA polymerase subunit N, producing the protein MIIPIRCWSCGKPIGHLWEQFKERVAKGEERKKVMDGLGMERFCCRAIFLGHIDLIDIAGEFKKV
- a CDS encoding 30S ribosomal protein S9; the encoded protein is MKSIHTSGKRKKAIARATLKEGTGKIRINKVNIDDFQPKMLRMKLREPLLLAGSYTNKVDIDIKVRGGGISGQADAARLAIAKSLVEYSKGEKLKNAFLKYDRHLLIADVRQREPNKPNDSKARKKRQKSYR